The genomic interval CTCCGGGGGCGTCACCCTGAAGGGCAACGTCTTCACGCCCGCCGGGACCGCGGCCGGGGCGAAGCATCCGCTGATCGTCTTCCCGACGAGCTGGGCCATGCCGCAGATCGAGTATCTGGCCCAGGCCCAGAAGCTCGCCGACTCCGGTTACGTCGTGGTGAGTTACACCTCACGCGGCTTCTGGCTCTCGGGCGGGGAGATCGAGGTGGCGGGCCCGCCGGACATCGCGGACGCCTCCGCCGTCATCGACTGGGCGCTGGAACACACCTCCGCCGACCCGGACCGCATCGGCATGGGCGGCGTCTCCTACGGGGCGGGCATCAGCCTGCTGGCGGCGGGGCACGACGCGCGGATCAAGGCGGTGGCCGCGCTCAGCGGCTGGGCCGACCTGATCGACTCGATCTACAGCGGGCGCACCCAGCACCTCCAGGCCGCCGCCCTGCTCGGCGGCGCGGGCCTGGTCACCGGCCGCCCCGGCGACGAACTCAACCAAACGCTCAAGGACTTCCTCGGCTCCAACCTGGACAAGGAGCCGGAGATGATCGCCTGGGGGAAGAAGCGCTCCCCCGCGACGTATCTGGACCGGATCAACGCCAACGGCGCGGCGATCATGATGGGCAACGCCTGGGGCGACACGATCTTCCCGCCCAACCAGTACGCCTCGTTCTACGACAAGCTCACCGGACCCAAGCGGCTGGAGTTCCGCCCCGGCGACCACGCCACCGCCGAGGCCACCGGCCTGCTCGGGCTGCCGAACGACACCTGGACGAGCACCCGCCGCTGGTTCGACCGCTATCTCCGCGGCGAGCGCAACGGCATCGACACCGAGCTGCCGGTCCAGCTCAGGTCCCGTACCGACCGGGGGTACGAGGGCTATCCGGACTGGAAGTCCGTCGGGGCCGTGAAGAACCGGATCCCGCTGGACGGCACCAAGAAGGTGTGGGCAGGCGTCGACTCCGGCGCCAACGGTGGCATCACGATCCTGTCCAACGCGCTGGACCAGTTCCTGAAGCTGCCACCGACGGTCTCCGTACCCCTGCTGCCGCGCGCCTTCGCGAGCGCCTGGCAGTCCGAGCGGTACGCCACCGAGCAGCGGATCCGGGGCACGTCCGTGCTGCACACCACGGTCACCAGCACAGAACCGAGCGGCACCCTCGTCGCGTATCTCTACGACGTGGGGCCGCTCGGTGTCGGCAAGCTGGTCAGCAACGCTCCGTACACCTTCCACGGGCAGACGCCGGGCCGGCCGTTCCCCGTCGACCTGGAGCTGTACTCCACGGCCTACGACGTCCCGGCCGGTCACCGGCTCGCCCTGGTGATCGACACCGTCGATCCGTTGTACATCGAGCACAACCCGACCGGCGCGCAGCTGACCTTCTCCTCGCCCGGCACGGACCCGAGTCATCTCTCGGTCCCGCTGCGCGAGAAGTGATCACCGACTGCTGCCGGGCGGGCAGGGCCCGGCTACTGTCCTCCCGGCAGCAGCGTTCCCGGTTCGGCCGGGGCCACCCCCACCGCCTCCGTCCTCGGATTGCGCCGCTGACGGCGGGCCACCCAGGTGGCGAACCACGAGAGCAGCATGCACATCCCGATGTAGATCGGAGAGATCACCATCACGACGGGGATGAAGGGAAGATCGTAGTCGAGATTCGACGCGATCAGCTTTCCGGCGTGGAGGAATTCCTCGTAGGTGATCAGATAGCCCAGTGAGGTGTCCTTGAGTGCGACCACCAGCTGACTGATGATGGTCGGCAGCATCGCGCGCACGGCCTGGGGGGCCAGGACGAACGTGGTGACCTGTGTCTTGCGCATGCCGAGCGCGTACGCCGCCTCACGCTGGCCCCGGTCCACGGAGTTGATCCCGGTGCGGAACACCTCCGCGAGGACCGAGCCGTTGTAGAGCGTCAGTCCGGCGACCAGGGCGGGCAGCGGCTGGACCTTCAGCGCCACGAAGATGAAGAAGATCATCACCAGCACCGGCATGGCCCGGAAGAACTCGACGAGCAGGGTGGAGATCCAGCGCAGCACCCGGTGTTCGGAGAGCCGGCCGACCGCGAGGACCGCCCCGAGGACGAGCGAGAGGACCGCGGCGTACGCGAACGCCTTGAGGGTGTTGCCGAGGCCGCGCAGCAGCAGTTCCTGGATGCCCGTATACGCGAAGGGCGTCCACTTCTCGGCGGTGAACTGGTCGGTGTCGAAGAGGAGATAGACGATCCAGCCGAGCAGCGCCAGGATCACCACCGTCGAGGCGATCCCGTACATCAGGTGCCGTTTGCGGGTCACCGGGCCGGGGATGTCGTAGAGCGCGGTGGCCGCGGGCAGTGTGGGCCTGCGGGTGAGGGTCTTGGTCATCGTGCCACTCCCCAGCGCTTCTCCATCACGTTGAACACCGCGCTGATGGTCAGGGTGATGATCAGGTAGCCGACGGCGATCCAGATGAAGGACCAGATGATGCTGTAGCCCAGCTCGTTGAGCGTCTTGTAGGTGCCGAGGAGTTCGGTGACGCTGAACGCCCCGGCGATCGCGGAGTTCTTCGCCAGCGCGATCAGTGTCGAGCCGACCGGAGGGATCACCGACCGGAACGCCTGCGGCAGCACCACGGTGCTCAGCGTCTGGCCGAAGTTCATCCCGAGGCTGCGGGCGGCCTCGCCCTGGCCCTTGGGCACGGTGTTGATACCGGAGCGCAGCACCTCGCAGATGAAGGCCGAGGTGTAGCAGCCGAGCGCCAGCACGGCGAAGACCTGGAACGGCAGGACCAGCCCGAAGCGGGGCAGGCCGAGCAGGACCGCGAAGAACAGCAGCGTCAGCGGGGTGTTGCGGAGCACGGTGACCCAGACCGT from Streptomyces sp. CA-278952 carries:
- a CDS encoding CocE/NonD family hydrolase, producing the protein MARPKPALRTTASITTAVVLLAGAALAAAPAATAAPGTVPAGATAQGLTFHDIPGSGGVTLKGNVFTPAGTAAGAKHPLIVFPTSWAMPQIEYLAQAQKLADSGYVVVSYTSRGFWLSGGEIEVAGPPDIADASAVIDWALEHTSADPDRIGMGGVSYGAGISLLAAGHDARIKAVAALSGWADLIDSIYSGRTQHLQAAALLGGAGLVTGRPGDELNQTLKDFLGSNLDKEPEMIAWGKKRSPATYLDRINANGAAIMMGNAWGDTIFPPNQYASFYDKLTGPKRLEFRPGDHATAEATGLLGLPNDTWTSTRRWFDRYLRGERNGIDTELPVQLRSRTDRGYEGYPDWKSVGAVKNRIPLDGTKKVWAGVDSGANGGITILSNALDQFLKLPPTVSVPLLPRAFASAWQSERYATEQRIRGTSVLHTTVTSTEPSGTLVAYLYDVGPLGVGKLVSNAPYTFHGQTPGRPFPVDLELYSTAYDVPAGHRLALVIDTVDPLYIEHNPTGAQLTFSSPGTDPSHLSVPLREK
- a CDS encoding amino acid ABC transporter permease, with the protein product MTKTLTRRPTLPAATALYDIPGPVTRKRHLMYGIASTVVILALLGWIVYLLFDTDQFTAEKWTPFAYTGIQELLLRGLGNTLKAFAYAAVLSLVLGAVLAVGRLSEHRVLRWISTLLVEFFRAMPVLVMIFFIFVALKVQPLPALVAGLTLYNGSVLAEVFRTGINSVDRGQREAAYALGMRKTQVTTFVLAPQAVRAMLPTIISQLVVALKDTSLGYLITYEEFLHAGKLIASNLDYDLPFIPVVMVISPIYIGMCMLLSWFATWVARRQRRNPRTEAVGVAPAEPGTLLPGGQ
- a CDS encoding amino acid ABC transporter permease, which produces MDVLTENFSLYGKGFLGTVELTVYASALALVLGFLMASFRVAPVGSFRVLGTVWVTVLRNTPLTLLFFAVLLGLPRFGLVLPFQVFAVLALGCYTSAFICEVLRSGINTVPKGQGEAARSLGMNFGQTLSTVVLPQAFRSVIPPVGSTLIALAKNSAIAGAFSVTELLGTYKTLNELGYSIIWSFIWIAVGYLIITLTISAVFNVMEKRWGVAR